A stretch of Thermoanaerobacter uzonensis DSM 18761 DNA encodes these proteins:
- a CDS encoding GH36-type glycosyl hydrolase domain-containing protein, with the protein MEYVLIGAILILIAAFVVHFSKKPTWGKEDSIGDFDDIILNSEEMEKHAAEIAQNHNIMKRTKLSYLLIPRMNKNYNYIKNVYRNLNSILKEEDVYISQEEEWLLDNFYIIEEQVKEIRRSLSKSYYSGLPGIKNGLFKGYPRIYAIAFELVLHTDGKIDEKAIINFIKAYQTKALLSSSELWALSLMIRIALVEKIKKICEKIVETRHQREKAEKILTLLLEKEMKYEEVKKLIRENINVADRFPLQFIEHLVSRLRKEGSNSAHIIQSIEKILMEYDTSINDVAEKAHQIQAKRQISIGNAITSLKTVSSLDWAQIFESLSSVEQVLRQDPDGTYPKMDFESRDYYRHEIEKIAKYYNTSETYVAKKAIECAKEVTEQDGKLGYINHVGFYLVGKGRSILENKLSNKSKRTISWAKIAKKSPETLYIGLISTFLLVGEFFALKYIANFSNKWGLLLISGVILLIPFSEMSVQLVNWILLHIFKPVVLPKIELKEGIPEDAKTMVVISSLLPDEKRTKELIENLEVYYHANREKNLYFGLLGDFKDAPFEVMPEDEKIVKCALEQIEELNDKYSKNGEKIFYYFHRKRKYNEMQKSWMGWERKRGALIEFNELLRGKEDTSFYVVSGDVSKLNIKYVITLDADTNLPIDTAKKLVGTMLHPLNKAVIDRDYGVVVEGYGLLQPRIGIDIESVNATLFSRIFGGEGGIDPYTTAVSDVYQDLFGEGIYTGKGIYDVDVFRELLRDTIPDNSILSHDLLEGSFVRTGLVSDIELIDGYPAKYNSYIMRLHRWVRGDWQLLPYLKSKIKNRRGEIIKNPLSLITKWKIMDNMRRSVVSFALMLMIFLGFSILPGSSFLWLGVAILTVFFPILPALVDTIFKGQFRHYWGKRHKAVITGIEAAFYQSLLNFIFLLYQAYMMVDAIVRTLTRLYITRKNLLEWVTAADMEKRLKNDFASFFKRMWIVLVEGLALVALVIYFKPQDLIGAIVLFSFWAISPYIAFYISQPIISKEKTVSQDEIEELRLIARKTWRFFEDFVTESQNYLPPDNFQEDPPNGIAERTSPTNIGLYLVSVIGARDLGYITTTEMVERIKKTLTTIEKMEKWNGHLYNWYNTRTLEPLRPYYVSTVDSGNLVGYLITVKEAIGEFLNKPLIDIELAKGLKDTIKMLNVEGITEDIFRNILNKTTLVPSDCELLLDKISEKLSSTQDELENIERLKNIIGALKRETKEFLVWTEFDEKQKEQEIFKRYKEVFEEHSSPKELEKVYKNYLLEIEEAFKKAAEKEKALLKSQKDKVAQALEKIKNLEAEIENIKSTIENLVEKTEFRHLYDEKRQLFSIGYNVEEEKLTKSYYDLLASEARQASFIAIAKREIDKKHWFKLGRMLAIENHYKGLVSWSGTMFEYFMPLLIMKNYQNTLLDETYAFAVRVQKNYAKELGIPWGISESGFYAFDINLNYQYKAFGVPSLGLKRGLSHDKVVAPYGSLLAIGVDVEGVLQNIRFLKKEGAEGKYGFYEAIDYTPERVPFGKKSAIVKSFMAHHQGMAFVALDNFINNNIMQKRFHKDPSIKAAQILLQEKMPMYLDITREEREEARKIQKVRKEDGDFVRVLGESKTWLPEVHILSSGRYFVMLTEKGTGYSKNNRGIFLTRWRKDLAQDFGTFIFVQNINSNTVWSATYAPFYEKGQNYRVVFSADKAEYFKRVGNIDTHLEIVVSPEDDVEIRRLTLKNHSKHPRILEITSFGEISLIDLPTDVAHPAFNKLFVKTEFLKEEDAILVCRRPREQGENKLWAVHKVAVLSGEIVGGTQFETDRAKFIGRGRNLKKPIALEADQPLSNTEGAVLDPIVSLRKRVKVMPGEVAKVVYISAITETKEEAVKIAAKYKEENVVERAFEMSWTRSRVELDYLNLKPRELGLLQRMLAHILFVSPQRKLREEMILKNVKGQSGLWAYGISGDLPIVLVEIEKMEEIEMIKWFLKAYEYWKMKGINIDLVILNKDKSGYLQPLHDKIKELINSTFSYDIFGKYGGVYLLQQNNLKEEDVYLLNTVVALKFEGGNESIYDQIMIKETKNAPKLKNRVKKVQNFEEIKLEELPLDYYNGFGGFSYDGKEYIIKWEGKSTPAPWINVISNPSFGFQVSETGAGYTWAENSREYKLTPWYNDPVLDPHGEVIYLIDEETGDKWSIIPLPAGKAKVHYIKHGFGYTSFETICCGLSQHLKIFVAKEDSMKINLVTIKNLGNENRKLTVTYYIRPVLGVTDEITFPYLFTKYDEKIGALMIKNVYNEDFANRLAFLSASEKINSFTGDRAEFIGVASSLTSPQALEYETLSNSTGTSLDPCAAIQFHVEVKAKEEKQFTILLGHGKNEEEVKRLISKYTNVENCQNELRRVQEFWQELLRRIQIKTPDRSMDLLVNGWLPYQTIACRLWARSAFYQSGGAYGFRDQLQDAMNMVYLEPEFTKNQIVNACQHQFVEGDVQHWWHPVLNKGIRTKFSDDLLWLPYVTADYIEKTGDWSILDIEVNYLEDLPLKDEEEERYSTPRISETKGTVYEHCIKAIDYSLKFGEHSLPLMGSGDWNDGMNKVGNKGKGESVWLGWFLYTILQKFSHICQTKKDEEHSKKYKEVADKLIKAIEENAWDGSWYRRAYFDDGTPLGSVDNSECKIDSISQSWSVISKAGKEVRVKEAMKAVANYLVNEEEGIIKLLTPPFDSGELNPGYIKGYVPGVRENGGQYTHAAAWVILAFLELGEGDRAWQLYNMINPINHTRTPIECMKYKVEPYVMAADVYAVEPHVGRGGWTWYTGAAGWMYRIAIENLLGLKKYGEKLIIDPCIPKNWDKYVIEYNYKNTKYLIDVRNPNGVNKGVKEVYIDGKLVTDNTIDLTKKGNSHQVLVVMG; encoded by the coding sequence ATGGAGTATGTGTTGATAGGAGCTATCTTGATTTTAATAGCTGCGTTTGTTGTACATTTTTCAAAAAAGCCTACATGGGGTAAGGAAGATTCTATAGGAGATTTTGACGATATCATTTTAAATTCGGAAGAAATGGAAAAGCATGCAGCAGAAATAGCGCAGAATCACAACATAATGAAGAGAACTAAATTATCCTATTTGCTAATTCCGCGGATGAATAAAAACTACAATTACATAAAGAATGTTTACAGAAATTTGAACAGCATTTTAAAAGAAGAGGATGTCTATATTTCTCAAGAAGAGGAGTGGTTGTTAGATAACTTTTATATAATTGAAGAGCAAGTTAAGGAAATAAGAAGAAGTTTGTCAAAAAGTTATTATTCAGGACTTCCAGGGATTAAAAATGGCTTATTCAAGGGTTACCCAAGAATATATGCTATAGCCTTTGAGCTAGTTCTTCACACTGATGGGAAAATTGATGAAAAAGCCATAATTAATTTTATAAAGGCTTATCAGACAAAGGCTTTGCTTTCCAGCTCTGAGCTGTGGGCATTAAGCCTTATGATACGTATTGCTTTGGTGGAGAAAATAAAAAAGATTTGCGAGAAAATTGTAGAAACTCGTCACCAAAGAGAAAAAGCAGAAAAGATACTCACATTGCTTTTGGAAAAAGAAATGAAGTATGAAGAAGTAAAAAAGCTTATAAGGGAAAACATCAATGTTGCGGATAGATTTCCTCTTCAATTTATTGAGCATTTAGTAAGTAGACTTAGAAAAGAAGGGAGTAATTCTGCTCACATTATACAATCTATAGAAAAGATTTTGATGGAATATGACACTAGCATTAACGATGTAGCTGAAAAGGCTCATCAAATACAGGCAAAAAGGCAAATTTCTATAGGCAATGCTATTACCAGTTTAAAAACTGTTTCCTCTCTCGATTGGGCACAAATTTTTGAAAGTTTGAGTTCCGTAGAGCAAGTTTTGAGGCAAGACCCGGATGGTACATATCCTAAGATGGATTTTGAATCAAGAGATTATTACAGACATGAAATAGAAAAAATAGCTAAATATTATAATACTTCAGAAACTTATGTTGCTAAAAAGGCAATTGAATGTGCAAAAGAAGTGACAGAACAAGATGGAAAACTAGGGTATATAAACCATGTAGGATTTTACCTTGTAGGCAAAGGAAGAAGTATTCTTGAAAACAAGCTGAGTAACAAATCAAAAAGGACAATAAGCTGGGCAAAAATTGCTAAAAAATCTCCAGAGACTTTGTATATAGGTTTAATTTCAACCTTCCTATTGGTGGGGGAGTTTTTTGCTTTAAAATATATAGCAAATTTTTCCAATAAATGGGGATTATTACTTATCTCTGGTGTAATTCTTCTAATACCTTTTAGTGAAATGTCAGTTCAATTAGTAAATTGGATTTTACTGCATATTTTTAAGCCAGTGGTATTGCCAAAGATTGAATTAAAAGAAGGTATTCCTGAAGATGCCAAAACAATGGTAGTGATTTCTTCTCTTTTGCCAGATGAAAAAAGGACAAAAGAGCTGATTGAAAATCTTGAGGTGTATTATCACGCCAATAGAGAAAAAAATTTGTATTTTGGCTTATTAGGGGATTTTAAAGATGCTCCTTTTGAAGTTATGCCGGAGGATGAAAAGATTGTAAAGTGTGCTTTAGAACAAATTGAAGAGTTAAATGACAAATATTCTAAAAACGGCGAAAAGATATTTTACTATTTTCATAGAAAAAGAAAATACAACGAAATGCAAAAAAGCTGGATGGGCTGGGAAAGAAAAAGAGGTGCTCTTATTGAATTTAATGAACTTTTAAGAGGGAAGGAGGATACGAGTTTCTATGTAGTTAGTGGAGATGTTTCCAAACTAAATATAAAATACGTAATAACTTTGGATGCAGATACGAATTTGCCTATTGATACTGCTAAAAAACTTGTAGGTACTATGTTGCATCCCTTAAACAAAGCAGTGATTGACAGAGATTATGGTGTAGTAGTAGAGGGATATGGACTATTGCAACCTAGAATAGGCATTGATATAGAAAGTGTAAATGCAACTTTATTTTCTCGCATTTTTGGAGGAGAAGGAGGTATAGATCCATATACTACAGCAGTATCAGATGTTTATCAGGATTTGTTCGGAGAAGGCATATATACAGGTAAAGGAATATACGATGTAGATGTATTTAGAGAACTTTTAAGAGATACTATACCGGATAATTCTATTTTAAGTCATGACCTTTTAGAAGGGTCCTTTGTGCGAACGGGCCTTGTTAGCGATATAGAATTAATTGATGGCTATCCTGCTAAATACAATTCTTATATCATGAGACTACACAGATGGGTAAGAGGGGATTGGCAGTTATTGCCTTACTTGAAATCCAAAATAAAAAATAGAAGAGGAGAAATTATAAAAAACCCACTTTCTTTAATTACTAAATGGAAAATTATGGATAACATGAGAAGAAGTGTTGTTTCATTTGCATTAATGTTGATGATATTTTTGGGATTTAGCATTTTACCTGGAAGCAGTTTTTTATGGTTAGGGGTTGCGATTTTAACTGTATTCTTCCCCATTCTACCTGCTTTAGTTGACACTATTTTTAAAGGCCAGTTTAGACACTATTGGGGAAAAAGACATAAAGCCGTGATAACAGGAATAGAAGCTGCTTTTTATCAATCATTACTTAATTTTATATTTTTACTCTATCAAGCTTATATGATGGTAGATGCAATAGTTAGAACACTGACGAGACTGTATATAACTCGAAAGAATTTATTGGAATGGGTTACGGCTGCTGACATGGAGAAGCGACTAAAAAATGACTTTGCAAGTTTTTTTAAAAGAATGTGGATAGTTTTAGTAGAGGGCTTAGCATTAGTTGCATTAGTTATATATTTTAAACCCCAAGATTTAATTGGGGCAATAGTGCTTTTTTCCTTTTGGGCAATTTCTCCCTACATTGCTTTTTATATAAGCCAGCCAATAATTTCAAAAGAAAAAACTGTGTCACAAGATGAAATAGAGGAATTGCGACTAATTGCGAGAAAAACCTGGAGATTTTTTGAAGACTTTGTGACAGAAAGCCAGAACTATCTGCCACCGGATAATTTTCAAGAAGATCCGCCTAATGGGATTGCGGAGAGAACATCACCTACAAACATAGGACTTTACCTGGTTTCAGTAATTGGAGCAAGAGATTTAGGTTATATAACCACAACTGAGATGGTAGAAAGAATCAAAAAAACCCTTACTACAATTGAAAAAATGGAAAAATGGAATGGACATTTGTACAATTGGTACAATACAAGGACTTTAGAGCCTTTAAGGCCCTATTATGTGTCTACTGTCGATAGCGGAAATTTAGTAGGTTATTTGATTACGGTAAAGGAAGCAATAGGTGAATTTTTAAATAAACCTCTTATAGATATTGAATTGGCAAAAGGCTTAAAAGATACTATCAAAATGTTGAATGTAGAAGGAATTACGGAAGATATTTTTAGAAACATTTTAAATAAAACAACTTTAGTGCCTTCTGATTGTGAACTACTCTTGGATAAAATTAGTGAGAAACTTTCAAGTACACAAGATGAGTTAGAAAATATTGAAAGATTAAAGAACATAATTGGGGCTTTAAAAAGGGAGACGAAAGAATTCTTAGTATGGACAGAATTTGATGAAAAACAAAAAGAGCAAGAGATTTTTAAAAGATATAAGGAGGTTTTTGAAGAACATTCATCTCCAAAAGAATTGGAAAAAGTCTATAAAAACTATTTATTAGAAATAGAAGAAGCTTTTAAAAAGGCTGCAGAAAAGGAGAAAGCTTTGTTAAAAAGTCAAAAAGATAAAGTTGCCCAGGCTCTGGAGAAAATTAAAAACTTGGAGGCAGAGATTGAAAATATAAAGAGTACAATTGAAAATTTGGTAGAAAAAACAGAATTCAGACATTTGTATGATGAAAAAAGACAGTTATTCTCAATAGGGTACAATGTTGAAGAGGAAAAACTTACAAAGTCTTATTATGATTTGTTGGCTTCGGAAGCAAGGCAAGCAAGTTTTATTGCTATTGCAAAAAGAGAAATTGATAAAAAACATTGGTTTAAATTGGGCCGGATGCTTGCCATTGAAAATCATTATAAAGGCTTGGTATCTTGGTCTGGAACGATGTTTGAGTACTTTATGCCACTTTTAATAATGAAAAATTACCAAAATACTTTATTGGATGAAACATATGCCTTTGCTGTAAGAGTACAAAAAAATTATGCTAAAGAATTAGGAATTCCATGGGGTATATCGGAGTCCGGATTTTACGCTTTTGACATAAATTTGAATTATCAGTACAAAGCTTTTGGAGTCCCAAGTCTAGGTCTTAAAAGGGGATTATCCCACGACAAAGTAGTAGCTCCTTATGGGTCTTTGCTGGCTATTGGAGTAGATGTAGAAGGGGTGCTACAAAACATAAGGTTCCTAAAAAAAGAAGGAGCTGAAGGAAAATACGGTTTTTATGAAGCGATAGATTATACACCAGAAAGAGTTCCTTTTGGTAAAAAAAGTGCGATAGTCAAAAGCTTTATGGCTCATCACCAAGGTATGGCTTTTGTGGCTTTAGACAATTTCATAAATAACAATATAATGCAAAAAAGATTTCATAAAGACCCAAGTATAAAAGCTGCTCAAATATTATTACAAGAAAAAATGCCAATGTATTTGGATATAACGAGGGAAGAAAGAGAAGAAGCAAGAAAAATTCAAAAAGTTCGCAAAGAAGATGGAGACTTTGTAAGGGTTTTAGGAGAATCAAAAACTTGGTTGCCAGAAGTCCATATTTTGTCAAGTGGAAGATACTTTGTAATGCTTACAGAAAAAGGGACAGGATACAGTAAAAATAACAGAGGTATTTTCTTGACAAGATGGAGGAAAGACTTGGCGCAAGATTTTGGTACTTTCATATTTGTTCAAAATATAAACTCTAATACTGTATGGTCTGCCACTTACGCTCCTTTTTATGAAAAAGGTCAGAATTACAGGGTTGTTTTTTCTGCTGATAAAGCAGAATACTTTAAAAGAGTTGGGAATATAGATACTCACTTAGAGATAGTCGTTTCACCAGAAGACGATGTGGAGATAAGGCGATTGACTTTAAAAAATCATAGTAAACATCCGAGAATATTAGAAATTACAAGTTTTGGAGAAATAAGCTTAATAGATTTGCCAACAGATGTGGCACATCCTGCTTTTAATAAACTTTTTGTAAAAACAGAATTTTTAAAGGAAGAAGATGCAATTTTAGTCTGCAGAAGGCCTAGAGAACAAGGGGAAAATAAACTATGGGCTGTGCACAAGGTAGCAGTTTTAAGTGGAGAAATTGTGGGAGGCACTCAGTTTGAAACTGATAGAGCAAAATTTATAGGAAGAGGGAGAAATTTAAAAAAACCAATTGCTTTAGAAGCTGATCAGCCACTTTCCAATACGGAAGGAGCAGTTCTTGATCCTATTGTAAGTTTAAGGAAAAGAGTAAAAGTAATGCCAGGGGAAGTAGCAAAAGTAGTATATATTTCTGCAATAACTGAAACTAAAGAAGAAGCCGTAAAAATTGCTGCAAAATACAAAGAGGAAAATGTAGTAGAAAGAGCTTTTGAAATGTCGTGGACAAGAAGTAGGGTAGAATTAGATTATCTTAATTTAAAACCCAGAGAATTAGGACTTTTGCAAAGAATGTTGGCTCACATTTTATTTGTGAGTCCTCAGCGTAAGCTTAGAGAAGAGATGATTTTGAAAAATGTAAAAGGTCAATCTGGTCTGTGGGCATATGGGATTTCAGGAGATTTACCAATTGTGTTAGTAGAGATAGAAAAGATGGAAGAAATAGAAATGATAAAGTGGTTTTTAAAAGCTTATGAATATTGGAAAATGAAAGGGATAAATATTGACCTTGTGATATTAAATAAAGATAAAAGCGGTTATCTACAACCCTTACATGATAAGATAAAAGAATTAATTAATTCTACCTTTTCTTATGACATTTTTGGCAAATATGGAGGCGTATATTTGTTACAGCAAAATAATTTAAAAGAGGAAGATGTATATCTTTTAAATACTGTTGTTGCCCTTAAGTTTGAAGGAGGAAATGAATCTATTTACGACCAGATAATGATTAAAGAGACAAAAAACGCTCCAAAACTTAAAAATCGGGTCAAAAAAGTACAAAATTTTGAAGAAATCAAATTAGAGGAATTACCATTAGATTATTACAATGGTTTTGGAGGATTTAGCTATGATGGCAAAGAGTATATTATAAAGTGGGAAGGCAAAAGTACTCCTGCTCCTTGGATAAATGTGATTTCCAACCCTTCTTTTGGCTTTCAGGTGTCAGAAACAGGAGCAGGGTATACTTGGGCAGAAAATAGCCGTGAGTACAAATTGACTCCATGGTACAATGACCCTGTTTTAGACCCCCATGGTGAGGTAATTTATTTGATAGATGAAGAAACAGGGGACAAATGGTCAATTATTCCTTTACCTGCTGGTAAAGCAAAAGTTCATTATATAAAACATGGTTTTGGGTATACTTCATTTGAAACAATATGCTGTGGTTTAAGCCAACACTTAAAGATATTTGTAGCAAAGGAAGATTCGATGAAAATAAATTTAGTTACCATCAAAAATTTGGGAAATGAAAACAGGAAACTTACAGTAACTTATTATATAAGGCCAGTTTTAGGAGTAACTGATGAGATTACTTTTCCGTATCTATTTACAAAGTACGATGAAAAAATAGGAGCATTAATGATTAAAAATGTGTACAATGAAGATTTTGCTAACAGATTAGCATTTTTGTCAGCTTCAGAAAAGATAAATTCATTTACAGGCGACAGGGCAGAGTTTATAGGAGTTGCTTCAAGTTTAACTTCACCCCAAGCATTGGAATATGAGACTCTCTCAAATTCTACAGGAACATCATTAGACCCCTGTGCTGCAATACAATTTCATGTAGAAGTAAAAGCTAAAGAAGAAAAGCAATTTACAATCTTATTAGGACATGGTAAAAACGAAGAAGAAGTAAAAAGGTTGATTTCAAAGTATACAAATGTTGAAAATTGTCAGAATGAATTGCGAAGAGTCCAAGAATTTTGGCAAGAGCTTCTAAGAAGGATACAGATTAAAACTCCTGACAGGTCAATGGATTTACTTGTAAATGGATGGCTACCTTATCAAACAATTGCGTGTAGATTGTGGGCAAGGTCAGCTTTTTATCAATCGGGAGGAGCTTATGGTTTTAGAGACCAATTGCAGGATGCTATGAATATGGTATATCTAGAGCCAGAATTTACAAAAAATCAAATAGTCAACGCTTGCCAGCATCAGTTTGTTGAAGGAGATGTGCAACATTGGTGGCATCCTGTACTAAACAAAGGCATAAGGACAAAGTTTTCTGATGACTTGTTATGGCTTCCATATGTTACAGCTGACTATATAGAAAAGACAGGAGATTGGTCTATACTGGACATAGAAGTAAATTATTTAGAAGATCTACCTTTAAAAGATGAAGAGGAAGAAAGATATTCAACACCTCGCATATCTGAAACAAAAGGCACAGTATATGAACATTGCATAAAAGCTATAGACTATTCATTAAAATTTGGAGAACATAGTTTGCCTTTGATGGGGTCTGGCGACTGGAATGACGGAATGAATAAGGTAGGAAACAAAGGAAAGGGAGAAAGTGTATGGTTAGGATGGTTTTTGTACACTATTCTTCAGAAGTTTTCGCACATATGTCAAACTAAAAAGGATGAAGAACATTCAAAAAAGTATAAGGAAGTAGCTGACAAATTAATAAAAGCTATAGAAGAAAATGCATGGGACGGAAGTTGGTACAGAAGGGCTTACTTTGACGATGGGACACCTTTAGGCTCTGTAGACAATTCAGAATGCAAAATTGACTCTATATCACAATCTTGGTCTGTTATATCTAAAGCGGGAAAAGAAGTAAGAGTAAAAGAGGCAATGAAGGCCGTTGCAAATTATTTGGTCAACGAAGAAGAAGGGATAATAAAGCTTTTGACCCCTCCTTTTGATAGTGGCGAATTAAATCCAGGTTATATAAAAGGATATGTTCCAGGAGTTAGAGAAAATGGAGGTCAATACACTCATGCGGCAGCATGGGTAATACTCGCATTTTTAGAGCTAGGAGAAGGAGATAGGGCATGGCAACTTTACAACATGATAAATCCTATAAATCACACCAGGACCCCTATTGAGTGTATGAAGTACAAAGTAGAGCCCTATGTCATGGCTGCAGATGTGTATGCAGTAGAACCTCATGTAGGAAGAGGAGGTTGGACGTGGTATACTGGCGCAGCAGGTTGGATGTACAGAATAGCAATTGAGAACCTCTTGGGTCTGAAAAAATACGGAGAAAAACTTATAATAGACCCTTGTATACCAAAAAATTGGGATAAATATGTGATAGAATATAACTATAAAAATACGAAATATCTAATAGATGTGAGAAATCCCAATGGTGTTAACAAAGGTGTAAAAGAAGTATATATAGATGGAAAGCTTGTCACAGATAATACTATTGATTTAACAAAGAAGGGAAATAGTCATCAGGTTTTAGTGGTAATGGGATAA